TCCCCGTAAAAAGATATtgagacaaaactgaaaaagaacaaaaggacaatggaaaaaaaaaaaaatcattggtCATGATTTCATTAGTTTTAGCATTCAGTGATACCTAAAGGTTCAATCATTGGctgtaaaacaacacaaatttGGGATACAAAGTAACTTCTAAAATAACTTCTCACAttgaaaagaaaggaaagaataCTGGAATGAGTTTCAGTAGCTATGACAGACAGTCATAAAATAACCTACTGTATACAGGCTGAACTCTTGTCTGTAAAGAAGAAAACCCTCTTACCTCTCCACTGAgtggacagaaacaaacaatgctatggacacagacaaaaaaaaaaaaaaaaagtatagcCCAATTCTGAACATGTCAGTGGAAAAATGCTTCTTTTCCCATTTGTCCTTCCCTGGGGTTTCCAACCCATGAGTCCTTATTGTGTTTCCTCATGTGcggctgtatgtgtgtatttgggtATGCCTGTGTTCCTCAGCAGTTCAGAATAggtctgtttctgtctggtcTGAACGGGAACATGGAGCTGTCAGAGTCGGCCTTTGCTCTGTGAGGACCCAACGTAGCTACGGCCTGGAAAACAGAATATGCGTAACTTGGCTGTTCAAAGATGCCCGCCCACACAGACGCCACCtgggcacaaacacacagctctgcATGCCAGTGCTCACACACACCTTTCTGATGGCCGTCCAGTCCTCAAGGATGTCCAGGTCAGGTAGCATATAGACAATATATGGTCGTAAGCAGAGTTAAGGACTGTGACTCACACATGATTTAAAATATGATCAATACAGACACATTCTAGACacaagtgtttattttgtagCGCTATCAACGTTAAAAATAGAAGTATTAGCAGTAAAAGGATATCAGATACTACTGACGGTCTTCTCCTCTTCTTGTCTGGACTTAAAGcatctctcctcttcttcctccctgaCAACTCATCATTCCATAGCTctgacagagagacacaaacagacagacaggcaggaaaGATTAAAATTATTGCTGTGTACAATGAAGTTAATAAACAGTGCTGGATGCGTGCAGTGTCTTACATATTAGCATATTCAAGCACATTCCTTGAACAAAGTGCTGTAACTCTCTACAACTAGGTACTGGGATGTTTAAAGaagtaaaatcataaaaaaaagcttaaacTTACATTTCCACACTGACATTCTGACTCGTGTAACCCAGATCAGCTAAAAACAAATTTCAGTGGGGAACTGTAGTTTTCTGTACAGCTAAAATTTTAAGGTTTAACAACTACTGGTAAACTATGCGGGCAGTGTCTtacaatttaaattaattagttGCACATGTATGACGTAACATGCTATAATGACTTGTGTATGTTACCTGATGTTATATCAATGCTGTGTCTGTCCTCCTCCAGCCTTCTAATCTTCTCCTCCAGTTCACTTTGTACTGtatcaaacagcagcagcttctcactctgcacacacacaaaaccatgaCATCATAtagcacacacataaaaacaacacaacacaaaaatgcatcCAAGGCATACATACGCTtctatgtatgtgtatttaaatgtgtgtgtgtgtgtgtgtgtgtgtgtgtgtatgtgtgtgtttccaacCTCCCAGTGCTGGCATGCTGCCTGGATCTCACACTGATACTTGTTCTTCACAGACTCCAGACACAGCTCTCTATAGATAcctaacagagagagagagagagagacaaagtgaGAGTTAATGAGAAGACGAGAGTAGCAATCTACACCGCATTTCAATTTTAAGTACAATGATAATAAAGTTTATGAGACTGTATAAGGAGATGTAAGATTAGCAATGCCATAGAGTTCTGCAACATATCAATACCGTTTGGGTGCTACTTCAGTTTTGCTGCTCTAAATTATGTTTGACGAGTAGGTGTCACTAGTGAACACTGTGTTAAACACTGGCTTCCTATCCATCtatcttctgttttatttatatatatatatatatatatatatatatatatatatatatatatatatatatatatatatatatatacacacacacatatatgtgtgtgtatatgtgtgtatatgtgtgcgtgtgtgttgaaCTTACCTGCCACTTTGGTGCGAACCTGCATGTTCTCCAGCAGTACTGCCAGAGGCTCGAGGTATTCAGCTGCCCGGCCAGCCTCCACCTCTGCCAGCTTGCTGTTCACTTGGCTCAGGCGCTCACGATacagcctgaacacaaacacaggataTAACTTATTAATATTCAACTTttaacgaaaaaaaaaaaaactccaaaaaaaaaaaaacttcacaaaaATCAACGTCAGTCTTACTGGTCTTTGAGATCACTGAACTGTTTCTCCAGGTTGGACATTTCATCCAGACACTCCATCCTCCTCCGCTCACAGTCCTCCTCATCCATTTCTAGAACAGCAGAAAGTAACCCAGAGGAGTTTCACAGAGACCCTCTCAACATTTGCAAATATCCACCATGGGCAGTGTCACGGGGTGGACACCATACAACGTATTCCACTCATTGCATTTCCAGTCAAATTGTTGACAGGAAAACTTTTTAATCATCCATTCAAATTATGATTCTCTTTAAGGGAtcatttttcacagtttctcACCTGAGCTGTCTCCATcctcagagacagaggaggtgtCAGAATCCTCATCCTCTGAGGTGGATGCGTCCTGCTCCTGCTCTTCCACCTCCATCTCCTCTGCTGTGCTCTCCTTCTTCTCCCTGTCACAGTGCACTGGCATGGCAGCAAGACCAACTCAGACTGGTAACGTTAGACAAAAAGACAATGTCAGTTTTATCTACAACAGATACAGCTTTATGTTTTGAGCACATTACTTGATTCTGTTCTGTTTAGCTGCAGGCCTGTGAAAAGGACTTTAAAGCATACCCACACTTTACATCCAGCGGAGAGAACAGTTATGCTTTGACATTAGAAAGTCTTGGCAGTCTATAATGTGCACACTTCTGAATACCAATGTTTTCCCATGTGCATCCCATAAGTAA
The nucleotide sequence above comes from Mastacembelus armatus chromosome 22, fMasArm1.2, whole genome shotgun sequence. Encoded proteins:
- the brms1la gene encoding breast cancer metastasis-suppressor 1-like protein-A, whose translation is MPVHCDREKKESTAEEMEVEEQEQDASTSEDEDSDTSSVSEDGDSSEMDEEDCERRRMECLDEMSNLEKQFSDLKDQLYRERLSQVNSKLAEVEAGRAAEYLEPLAVLLENMQVRTKVAGIYRELCLESVKNKYQCEIQAACQHWESEKLLLFDTVQSELEEKIRRLEEDRHSIDITSELWNDELSGRKKRRDALSPDKKRRRPSVVSGPYIVYMLPDLDILEDWTAIRKAVATLGPHRAKADSDSSMFPFRPDRNRPILNC